In Oryza sativa Japonica Group chromosome 2, ASM3414082v1, the following are encoded in one genomic region:
- the LOC4329070 gene encoding uncharacterized protein: MDRKRPRPPQPSPPPPVASSAASSSSSSVLDDGDLLREILLRLAHPTFLVRAALVCRRWLRHASDRAFLRRFAVLHPPRLLGFYVDSASLPRPRFVPLPHPPELAAVVRRGSFDLGTAADLHFHLGTGIYCCRNGRLLVCHRGGGESTLQLRRPLHPASDGAVISTFRTPPRPLPPNQRHTRYILLPEDGGDGDGDAVACTVVTLVSSEREVFAKVEKILRAGVWDVAQTSAPIELPAHWRRSLSRGFLVNGKLYMLGTTGYILGLELVSMSLFFIEVPDAVRDDCPESFQLSVKLSQAEKSGLYLIHVEGFKIHVWLHGTDGNSSADWNLVNTICLREVFGHLVKPSWESGDSRISLPGSGDNAEFVFLEVDGEVFCMDIISRTVEKVYEMAMKDDFLFEIYPFMMVWPPIFPALIKTHEPE; encoded by the coding sequence ATGGATCGCAAGCGCCCGCGCCCTccccagccgtcgccgccgccgccggtggcctcctccgccgcctcctcctcctcctcctcggtgcTCGACGACGGGGACCTCCTCCGCgagatcctcctccgcctcgcccacCCCACCTTCCTCGTCCGCGCCGCGCTCGTCTGCAGGCGCTGGCTCCGCCACGCCTCCGACCGGgccttcctccgccgcttcgccgtcCTCCACCCGCCCCGCCTCCTCGGCTTTTACGTCGACAGCGCCAGCCTCCCGCGCCCGCGCTTCGTGCCCCTCCCCCACccgcccgagctcgccgccgtcgtccgccgcggCAGCTTCGACCTGggcaccgccgccgacctccactTCCACCTCGGCACGGGGATCTACTGCTGCCGGAACGGCCGCCTCCTCGTGTGCCacaggggcggcggcgagtccacgctccagctccgccgcccgctccatCCGGCGAGCGACGGGGCGGTCATCTCCACCTTCCGCACGCCGCCTCGCCCTCTCCCGCCCAACCAGCGCCACACGCGGTATATCCTCCTCCCCGAGGacggtggcgatggcgatggcgatgccgTGGCGTGCACCGTGGTGACCCTGGTGAGCAGCGAGCGGGAGGTCTTCGCCAAGGTGGAGAAGATCTTGCGAGCTGGGGTCTGGGACGTCGCGCAAACCTCGGCGCCCATTGAGCTACCGGCGCACTGGAGGAGATCATTGAGCCGGGGTTTTCTTGTCAATGGCAAGCTGTATATGTTGGGCACAACAGGGTACATTCTTGGATTGGAATTGGTGTCCATGAGCTTGTTCTTCATCGAGGTCCCCGATGCCGTGCGAGATGACTGCCCTGAAAGCTTTCAGCTGAGCGTTAAGCTGTCGCAAGCGGAGAAATCTGGGCTTTATCTGATCCATGTGGAGGGGTTTAAGATCCATGTTTGGCTTCACGGAACAGATGGAAACAGCTCTGCCGATTGGAATCTAGTAAATACTATTTGTTTGCGCGAGGTGTTTGGTCATCTTGTGAAGCCTAGTTGGGAGTCAGGGGATTCACGCATTAGTCTGCCTGGGTCTGGGGACAACGCTGAGTTTGTGTTCTTGGAGGTGGATGGTGAGGTCTTTTGCATGGATATTATCAGCAGGACAGTGGAGAAGGTGTATGAGATGGCAATGAAGGATGATTTTCTATTTGAGATATACCCCTTCATGATGGTTTGGCCACCAATCTTCCCAGCATTGATCAAAACACATGAACCAGAGTGA